In a single window of the Luteibacter rhizovicinus DSM 16549 genome:
- a CDS encoding helix-turn-helix domain-containing protein yields MTRPSNVQGLEDYDLVSLGASLGMCEVDLLTLSPARPRASIASKTHDGVTYLTGHIDFDVRGSLTVPDDACMLVYLHETGERSWCQGVGVESEMGVTLLRGTPTDFMFERGTRFTLVVAPYARFRARFMASDHADVDMAAQRLRLFSVTSDHLKRAYRQIRERVREADDLAFGPVEDLLDEHIRVALGSSSEERPVASRGRRAHYQVMRRAERFMRANLRRDIYSQELCQAAGASERGLRYAFDDLLGIPPNRYLAMLRLCTAHRSLVTAEAGRRSVKSVALSCGMWDLSRFAEKYRSVFGEQPRETLVRSAPADDLAPAEEFEGW; encoded by the coding sequence ATGACTCGCCCTTCCAACGTTCAGGGGCTGGAAGATTACGATCTGGTCAGTCTTGGCGCGTCGCTGGGCATGTGCGAGGTCGATCTGTTGACCCTCAGCCCGGCCCGGCCCCGCGCGTCGATCGCGTCGAAGACGCACGACGGAGTGACGTATCTCACCGGGCACATCGATTTCGATGTACGGGGATCGCTCACCGTGCCCGACGACGCATGCATGCTCGTCTACCTGCACGAGACCGGCGAACGCAGCTGGTGCCAGGGTGTCGGTGTCGAATCGGAAATGGGTGTGACGTTGCTGCGTGGCACGCCGACCGATTTCATGTTCGAGCGCGGCACGCGCTTCACCCTCGTGGTCGCCCCCTATGCGCGTTTCCGCGCGCGATTCATGGCCTCCGACCACGCCGATGTGGACATGGCCGCACAACGACTTCGCCTGTTCTCGGTGACCTCCGATCATCTCAAGCGCGCTTACCGGCAAATACGCGAGCGCGTCCGCGAGGCGGATGATCTGGCCTTCGGTCCGGTCGAGGATCTGCTCGACGAGCACATCCGCGTCGCCCTGGGCTCCTCGTCCGAAGAGCGGCCGGTCGCCTCGCGCGGTCGACGGGCGCACTACCAGGTGATGCGGCGCGCCGAGCGTTTCATGCGTGCCAATCTCCGTCGCGATATCTATTCGCAGGAGCTCTGCCAGGCCGCTGGGGCCAGCGAACGCGGCCTTCGCTACGCGTTCGACGACCTGCTGGGCATTCCGCCCAATCGCTACCTCGCCATGCTTCGACTGTGCACGGCCCACCGCAGCCTCGTCACGGCGGAAGCCGGCCGGCGCTCGGTCAAGTCCGTGGCACTCAGCTGCGGCATGTGGGATCTCTCTCGTTTCGCTGAGAAATACCGCAGCGTGTTCGGCGAACAGCCGCGGGAAACGCTCGTGCGAAGCGCCCCGGCGGATGACCTGGCTCCAGCCGAGGAGTTCGAAGGCTGGTAG
- a CDS encoding Hsp70 family protein — protein sequence MRIGIDFGTSYSAAAAVVDGQLELVRFGDARQFRTAVFFPEVVPNVDDFVLTPALEAQVDAFVRASRLDERQAGRTPRGEMDLRRDAIRVVRRQWMEERTREASASVASFQDALFGEEAVDAYLEEGTGNLIESPKSMFGYKLDPRVRKTIVSIAAHILEHVRLVATRQFGTPVREAVIGRPVEFRSSMGAAGGEQALSILREAARIAGFDEVSFLEEPAAAAMHYHQSLAERQRAIIVDIGGGTTDVAYAELGAGEVPIMHRSWGLPRGGTDLDVGVSLHSFMPRFGKDLSGVPVHHFVEAASVHNLPKQREFRKQDYRLVDEPFGSRLRALQGTGATTRLNQSAERMKIDLSASDEASVTLDFIEAGLKIDAVAGDFRAASEDFLDRMGRLLDQAQADIGEAPASVFLTGGTSRSPQVRERVGASFPGIRVVHGDPSLGVVSGLAQAALLSNSSIASESR from the coding sequence ATGCGTATCGGCATCGACTTCGGAACCAGCTATTCGGCGGCCGCGGCCGTCGTGGACGGTCAGCTCGAACTGGTCCGTTTTGGCGACGCCCGCCAGTTCCGGACGGCGGTTTTCTTCCCCGAAGTGGTGCCCAACGTGGACGACTTCGTGTTGACCCCGGCCCTGGAGGCCCAGGTGGATGCGTTCGTGCGCGCCTCGCGTCTCGACGAGCGCCAGGCCGGTCGCACCCCGCGAGGCGAGATGGATCTGCGTCGAGACGCCATCCGCGTCGTGCGCCGTCAGTGGATGGAAGAGCGTACACGCGAAGCCTCGGCGTCCGTGGCCAGCTTCCAGGATGCCCTTTTTGGCGAGGAAGCCGTCGATGCCTATCTCGAAGAAGGCACGGGCAACCTGATCGAATCGCCGAAGTCGATGTTCGGCTACAAGCTCGATCCGCGTGTGCGCAAGACCATCGTCAGCATCGCGGCGCATATCCTGGAGCACGTTCGCCTGGTGGCCACCCGTCAGTTCGGCACGCCGGTCCGTGAAGCGGTCATCGGCCGTCCGGTCGAGTTCCGTAGCTCCATGGGCGCCGCTGGCGGCGAGCAGGCCCTCTCCATTCTGCGTGAAGCGGCGCGGATCGCCGGTTTCGACGAGGTGTCGTTCCTCGAAGAGCCTGCCGCCGCGGCCATGCATTACCACCAGTCGCTGGCGGAACGTCAGCGGGCGATCATCGTCGATATCGGCGGCGGCACGACCGACGTCGCCTATGCCGAACTCGGTGCCGGCGAAGTGCCGATCATGCATCGCAGCTGGGGTTTGCCGCGCGGCGGCACGGATCTCGACGTCGGCGTGAGCCTGCACAGCTTCATGCCGCGGTTCGGCAAAGACCTGAGTGGCGTGCCAGTCCACCATTTCGTCGAAGCGGCCAGCGTGCACAACCTGCCCAAGCAGCGCGAGTTCCGCAAACAGGACTATCGCCTCGTGGACGAGCCCTTCGGGTCGCGTCTGCGTGCCCTGCAGGGCACCGGTGCGACCACCCGGCTGAACCAGTCGGCCGAGCGCATGAAGATCGATCTTTCCGCTTCCGACGAAGCGTCGGTGACGCTGGATTTTATCGAGGCAGGTCTGAAGATCGACGCTGTTGCCGGCGATTTTCGTGCGGCGTCGGAAGATTTCCTCGACCGCATGGGACGCCTTCTCGACCAGGCCCAGGCGGACATTGGTGAGGCACCGGCGAGCGTTTTTCTCACTGGTGGCACGTCCCGGTCGCCGCAGGTTCGTGAGCGGGTGGGCGCAAGTTTCCCCGGCATCCGGGTAGTACACGGCGACCCCTCGCTGGGTGTAGTCTCTGGGCTCGCACAAGCGGCACTTTTATCAAATTCATCAATCGCTTCCGAGAGTCGCTAA
- a CDS encoding M28 family metallopeptidase produces the protein MRRLALACLTALTLAACQSHDEDKTAAAPPAAPARAATSPPPPLPAVANEQHTFSPEITPDDFAAHLRVISSDEYDGRKPGTLGERLTTNYIIEQFKRMGLEPGNKGEWVQSVPAVSTALTDTANVRLDVTEGGGQEAFAFGSDMVAGTLQAKSDVDLKDSDVVFVGYGVNAPEAQWNDFDGVDVKGKTVIILVNDPGWNANDPTLFKGREMTYYGRWTYKFEEAARQGAAAAFIVHQTEPAAYNWNVVQSSWSTPRLDLPQSEDPSPRLPVAGWLTHEAAQRLFAKAGKNFDDLAKQADVRGFKAVPLEAKASIHLQSAITHSLSNNVIGMVKGSDKPDEAIVYTAHWDHLGHDPSLKGHQIYNGAVDNGTGIAALLEIAGKFAQDKPKRTVIFAAVTMEESGLLGSKYYVAHPPFPLNKTVADINMDALPITGATKDMEVVGLGQGDLEDMFAEVLKADGRVVSGDASPEKGHYFRSDHFNFAKAGVPALAAGGGIDMVVGGKAAGEAAEEDYVKNHYHQPTDVYDMRWNFDGVTQNVKAFYALGEKLADSDVWPVWKDGSEFKSVRETSLATPSKKKK, from the coding sequence ATGCGTCGACTCGCTCTCGCCTGCCTGACCGCCCTGACCCTGGCGGCCTGCCAGTCCCACGACGAAGACAAGACCGCGGCGGCCCCGCCGGCCGCCCCGGCCAGGGCCGCCACCTCGCCCCCGCCGCCGCTTCCCGCCGTGGCGAACGAGCAGCACACCTTCAGTCCCGAGATCACGCCCGACGACTTCGCTGCCCACCTGCGGGTGATCTCGTCCGACGAATACGACGGCCGCAAGCCCGGTACGCTGGGCGAGCGCCTGACCACCAATTACATCATCGAGCAGTTCAAGCGGATGGGCCTGGAGCCGGGCAACAAGGGCGAGTGGGTGCAATCCGTGCCCGCCGTCTCCACCGCGCTGACCGATACGGCCAACGTCAGGCTCGATGTCACCGAAGGGGGTGGCCAGGAAGCGTTCGCCTTCGGCAGTGACATGGTCGCCGGCACCTTGCAGGCAAAGTCGGACGTGGACCTCAAGGACTCGGACGTCGTCTTCGTGGGCTATGGCGTGAACGCGCCGGAAGCCCAGTGGAACGACTTCGACGGGGTGGACGTCAAAGGCAAGACGGTGATCATCCTGGTCAACGACCCGGGCTGGAACGCCAACGACCCGACGCTGTTCAAGGGTCGCGAGATGACCTATTACGGCCGCTGGACCTACAAGTTCGAAGAAGCCGCCCGCCAGGGTGCCGCCGCCGCGTTCATCGTCCACCAGACCGAACCCGCCGCCTACAACTGGAACGTGGTCCAGAGCAGCTGGTCCACGCCCCGTCTCGACCTGCCCCAGAGCGAAGATCCGTCGCCTCGCCTGCCCGTCGCCGGGTGGCTGACCCATGAGGCCGCGCAGCGCCTCTTTGCAAAGGCGGGAAAGAACTTCGACGACCTCGCCAAACAGGCCGATGTTCGCGGCTTCAAGGCCGTGCCACTCGAAGCCAAGGCATCGATCCACCTGCAAAGCGCGATCACGCATTCGCTGAGCAACAACGTCATCGGCATGGTCAAAGGTAGCGACAAGCCCGACGAAGCCATCGTCTACACGGCTCACTGGGACCACCTTGGCCACGATCCGTCGCTCAAAGGCCATCAGATCTACAACGGCGCCGTGGATAACGGCACCGGCATCGCCGCCCTGCTGGAAATCGCTGGCAAGTTCGCCCAGGACAAGCCGAAGCGCACGGTGATCTTCGCCGCGGTGACGATGGAGGAATCGGGCTTGCTCGGCTCGAAATACTACGTCGCCCACCCGCCCTTCCCGCTCAACAAGACCGTTGCCGACATCAACATGGACGCCCTGCCCATCACCGGCGCGACGAAGGATATGGAGGTCGTCGGCCTTGGCCAGGGTGATCTCGAAGACATGTTCGCCGAGGTGCTCAAGGCAGACGGTCGGGTCGTCAGCGGCGATGCCTCACCAGAGAAGGGCCATTATTTCCGCTCCGACCACTTCAACTTCGCCAAGGCCGGCGTGCCCGCGCTCGCCGCCGGCGGTGGCATCGACATGGTGGTCGGTGGCAAGGCCGCCGGCGAGGCCGCCGAGGAAGACTACGTAAAGAACCACTACCACCAGCCCACCGACGTCTACGACATGCGCTGGAACTTCGACGGCGTCACGCAGAACGTCAAGGCCTTCTATGCCCTCGGCGAAAAGCTCGCCGACAGCGACGTCTGGCCTGTGTGGAAAGACGGAAGCGAGTTCAAGTCCGTTCGCGAAACCTCCCTCGCTACGCCTTCTAAAAAGAAAAAATAA
- a CDS encoding porin, translating to MKRLPLAAAFWTMCGTAAAEGAPQEAIELYVDTATRQLFAEPGPGRQRLGKFAQVTDTPAPVAATTAAPTVATATASSTAQPAVAARSASSATPATKAWYDKIGIRGYLQMRYNQEVGGDAKDLKSPGDRYIGREQGFGIRRARVVISGDVTDKMSIYIQPDFASTPTGSSTGNFAQLRDAYADLWLDKDKTYRIRAGQSKIPYGWEDLQSSQNRLALDRADALNSAVRDERDLGVFFYWTPKEIKERYAYLVKSGLKGSGDYGVFGVGVYNGQGANRPDRNDQLHSVIHFSYPFKFANGQYLEVGADAYSGRYKVTTGSATIDGRTFTPTVDAPVAGSTDRRVAAHVVYYPQPFGFQAEWTVGQGPELDVARRVVRTQSLRGGYAQVMYKFDGDYGSLMPYAKWQTYRGAAKFDTNAPKMQVDEIEAGIEWQPSNAVELAVAWANMRRTDVSTAPYRRIDGQLLRMQLQVNY from the coding sequence ATGAAGAGACTTCCCCTGGCCGCCGCCTTCTGGACGATGTGCGGCACCGCGGCCGCCGAGGGCGCACCGCAAGAAGCCATCGAGCTCTACGTCGATACCGCTACGCGGCAGCTATTTGCGGAGCCGGGCCCGGGCCGGCAGCGTCTTGGCAAGTTCGCCCAGGTGACCGACACGCCGGCGCCCGTCGCGGCCACGACGGCGGCTCCGACCGTCGCCACGGCCACGGCGAGCAGCACCGCGCAGCCCGCCGTGGCCGCCAGGTCGGCATCGTCGGCTACGCCGGCGACCAAGGCCTGGTACGACAAGATCGGCATCCGCGGCTACCTGCAGATGCGCTACAACCAGGAAGTCGGCGGGGACGCGAAGGACCTCAAATCCCCCGGCGATCGCTACATCGGTCGCGAACAGGGCTTTGGCATTCGTCGTGCGCGCGTTGTCATCAGCGGCGACGTCACCGACAAGATGTCGATCTACATCCAGCCCGACTTCGCCAGCACGCCGACGGGCTCGAGCACCGGTAACTTCGCCCAGTTGCGCGATGCGTACGCGGACCTGTGGCTGGACAAGGACAAGACCTACCGCATCCGTGCCGGTCAGTCGAAGATTCCGTACGGCTGGGAAGACCTGCAGTCCAGCCAGAACCGCCTCGCCCTCGATCGCGCGGATGCGCTGAACTCCGCCGTGCGCGACGAGCGCGATCTGGGCGTGTTCTTTTACTGGACACCGAAGGAGATCAAGGAGCGCTACGCCTACCTGGTCAAGTCGGGCCTGAAGGGCTCGGGCGACTACGGCGTGTTCGGCGTCGGCGTGTACAACGGGCAGGGCGCCAATCGTCCCGATCGCAACGACCAGCTGCACTCGGTGATCCACTTCTCCTATCCGTTCAAGTTCGCGAACGGGCAGTACCTCGAGGTGGGTGCGGACGCGTATTCCGGCCGCTACAAGGTGACGACCGGTTCGGCGACCATCGACGGCCGAACGTTTACTCCCACGGTGGATGCACCCGTCGCCGGCTCGACGGATCGTCGTGTCGCGGCGCACGTGGTGTATTACCCGCAGCCGTTCGGGTTCCAGGCGGAGTGGACGGTGGGGCAGGGTCCTGAGCTCGATGTCGCACGCCGTGTCGTCCGCACGCAGTCGCTACGTGGCGGCTATGCGCAGGTGATGTACAAGTTCGACGGTGACTACGGCTCGTTGATGCCGTATGCGAAATGGCAGACCTATCGCGGCGCGGCGAAGTTCGACACGAACGCGCCGAAGATGCAGGTGGATGAGATCGAGGCCGGCATCGAATGGCAGCCGTCGAACGCCGTCGAGCTGGCGGTGGCGTGGGCGAACATGCGCCGTACGGACGTGAGTACGGCGCCTTATCGTCGGATCGACGGGCAGTTGCTGCGCATGCAGTTGCAGGTGAATTACTGA